One genomic region from Apodemus sylvaticus chromosome 1, mApoSyl1.1, whole genome shotgun sequence encodes:
- the Tmem145 gene encoding transmembrane protein 145 isoform X3 — protein MEPSRAPVLRRLLLPLLLLLLPLSPRARAKYVRGNLSSKEDWVFLTRFCFLSDYGRLDFRFRYPEAKCCQNILLYFDDPSQWPAVYKARDKDCLAKESVIRPENNQVINLTTQYAWSGCQVVSEGGTRYLSCSSGRSFRSGDGLQLEYEMVLTNGKSFWTRHFSADEFGILETDVTFLLIFTLIFVLSCYFGYLLKGRQLLHTTYKMFMAAAGVEVLSLLFFCIYWGQYATDGIGNGSIKILAKLLFSSSSLIFLLTLILLGKGFTVTRGRISHSGSVKLSVYMTLYTLTHVVLLIYEAEFFDPGQVLYTYESPAGYGLIGLQVAAYVWFCYAVLVSLRHYPEKQPFYVPFFAAYTLWFFAVPVMALIANFGIPKWAREKIVNGIQLGIHLYAHGVFLIMTRPSAANKNFPYHVRTSQIASAGVPGPGGSQSADKAFPQHVYGNVTFISDSVPNFTELFSIPPPTSSPLPRMAPESGLPLFRDLRPPDPLRDL, from the exons ATGGAGCCCTCGCGCGCGCCCGTGCTGCGCCgcctgctgctgccgctgctgctcctgctgctgccacTGTCCCCCCGCGCCCGGGCCAAGTACGTTCGGGGCAACCTCAGCTCCAAAGAG GACTGGGTGTTCCTGACAAGATTTTGTTTCCTTTCGGATTATGGCCGACTGGACTTCCGATTCCGGTACCCTGAG GCGAAGTGCTGTCAGAACATCCTCCTGTACTTTGACGACCCGTCCCAGTGGCCAGCGGTGTACAAGGCCAGGGACAAG GACTGTTTGGCCAAGGAGTCGGTGATCAGGCCAGAGAACAACCAGGTCATCAATCTCACCACCCAGTACGCCTGGTCGGGCTGTCAG GTGGTGTCAGAGGGGGGAACCCGCTACCTGAGCTGCTCCAGCGGCCGCAGCTTCCGCTCT GGAGATGGGCTGCAGTTGGAGTATGAGATGGTCCTTACCAACGGCAAGTCTTTCTGGACCCGGCACTTCTCAGCTGATGAATTTG GGATCCTGGAGACAGATGTGACCTTTCTCCTCATCTTCACCCTCATCTTTGTCCTCTCTTGTTACTTTGGAT ATCTGCTGAAAGGCCGTCAGTTACTCCACACGACGTATAAAATGTTCATGGCTGCAGCAGGAGTGGAGG TGCTGAGCCTCCTGTTTTTCTGCATCTACTGGGGCCAGTATGCCACGGACGGCATCGGTAATGGCAGCATAAAGATCCTGG CCAAGCTGCTCTTCTCCTCCAGCTCCCTCATCTTCCTGCTCACGCTCATCCTCCTCGGGAAGGGATTCACGGTGACACG AGGCCGCATCAGCCACTCAGGCTCCGTGAAGTTGTCTGTGTACATGACCCTGTACACCCTCACCCACGTGGTGTTGCTCATCTACGAGGCAGAA TTCTTTGACCCAGGCCAGGTACTCTACACGTACGAGTCTCCGGCTGGCTACGGGCTCATCGGGCTGCAGGTGGCGGCCTACGTGTGGTTCTGCTATGCCGTGCTGGTCTCCCTGCGGCACTATCCGGAGAAGCAGCCCTTTTACGTGCCGTTCTTTGCTGCCTATACCCTCTG GTTCTTCGCCGTTCCTGTCATGGCTCTGATCGCCAATTTTGGGATCCCCAAGTGGGCCCGAGAGAAGATCGTGAACGGCATCCAGCTGGGCATCCACCTGTACGCCCATGGCGTGTTTCTG ATCATGACCCGCCCATCGGCGGCCAACAAGAACTTCCCGTACCACGTGCGAACTTCGCAGATCGCCTCCGCTGGGGTCCCTGGACCCGGAGGGAGCCAATCAGCAGATAAGGCCTTCCCGCAGCACGTCTATGGAAACGTGACGTTCATCAGCGACTCGGTGCCCAACTTCACGGAGCTCTTCTCCATCCCCCCGCCTACCTCCTCT CCCCTGCCCCGAATGGCTCCGGAATCTGGACTCCCGCTGTTCCGTGATCTCCGCCCCCCTGACCCCCTCCGAGACCTCTGA
- the Tmem145 gene encoding transmembrane protein 145 isoform X2 has protein sequence MEPSRAPVLRRLLLPLLLLLLPLSPRARAKYVRGNLSSKEDWVFLTRFCFLSDYGRLDFRFRYPEAKCCQNILLYFDDPSQWPAVYKARDKDCLAKESVIRPENNQVINLTTQYAWSGCQVVSEGGTRYLSCSSGRSFRSVRERWWYIALSKCGGDGLQLEYEMVLTNGKSFWTRHFSADEFGILETDVTFLLIFTLIFVLSCYFGYLLKGRQLLHTTYKMFMAAAGVEVLSLLFFCIYWGQYATDGIGNGSIKILAKLLFSSSSLIFLLTLILLGKGFTVTRGRISHSGSVKLSVYMTLYTLTHVVLLIYEAEFFDPGQVLYTYESPAGYGLIGLQVAAYVWFCYAVLVSLRHYPEKQPFYVPFFAAYTLWFFAVPVMALIANFGIPKWAREKIVNGIQLGIHLYAHGVFLIMTRPSAANKNFPYHVRTSQIASAGVPGPGGSQSADKAFPQHVYGNVTFISDSVPNFTELFSIPPPTSSAGKQVEETAVAAAVAPRGRVVTMAEPGAASPPPPARFSKAVDSGWDGPTPSYQPLVPQTAAPHTGFTEYFSMHTAGGPAPPV, from the exons ATGGAGCCCTCGCGCGCGCCCGTGCTGCGCCgcctgctgctgccgctgctgctcctgctgctgccacTGTCCCCCCGCGCCCGGGCCAAGTACGTTCGGGGCAACCTCAGCTCCAAAGAG GACTGGGTGTTCCTGACAAGATTTTGTTTCCTTTCGGATTATGGCCGACTGGACTTCCGATTCCGGTACCCTGAG GCGAAGTGCTGTCAGAACATCCTCCTGTACTTTGACGACCCGTCCCAGTGGCCAGCGGTGTACAAGGCCAGGGACAAG GACTGTTTGGCCAAGGAGTCGGTGATCAGGCCAGAGAACAACCAGGTCATCAATCTCACCACCCAGTACGCCTGGTCGGGCTGTCAG GTGGTGTCAGAGGGGGGAACCCGCTACCTGAGCTGCTCCAGCGGCCGCAGCTTCCGCTCTGTGCGTGAGAGATGGTGGTATATCGCGCTCAGCAAGTGTGGG GGAGATGGGCTGCAGTTGGAGTATGAGATGGTCCTTACCAACGGCAAGTCTTTCTGGACCCGGCACTTCTCAGCTGATGAATTTG GGATCCTGGAGACAGATGTGACCTTTCTCCTCATCTTCACCCTCATCTTTGTCCTCTCTTGTTACTTTGGAT ATCTGCTGAAAGGCCGTCAGTTACTCCACACGACGTATAAAATGTTCATGGCTGCAGCAGGAGTGGAGG TGCTGAGCCTCCTGTTTTTCTGCATCTACTGGGGCCAGTATGCCACGGACGGCATCGGTAATGGCAGCATAAAGATCCTGG CCAAGCTGCTCTTCTCCTCCAGCTCCCTCATCTTCCTGCTCACGCTCATCCTCCTCGGGAAGGGATTCACGGTGACACG AGGCCGCATCAGCCACTCAGGCTCCGTGAAGTTGTCTGTGTACATGACCCTGTACACCCTCACCCACGTGGTGTTGCTCATCTACGAGGCAGAA TTCTTTGACCCAGGCCAGGTACTCTACACGTACGAGTCTCCGGCTGGCTACGGGCTCATCGGGCTGCAGGTGGCGGCCTACGTGTGGTTCTGCTATGCCGTGCTGGTCTCCCTGCGGCACTATCCGGAGAAGCAGCCCTTTTACGTGCCGTTCTTTGCTGCCTATACCCTCTG GTTCTTCGCCGTTCCTGTCATGGCTCTGATCGCCAATTTTGGGATCCCCAAGTGGGCCCGAGAGAAGATCGTGAACGGCATCCAGCTGGGCATCCACCTGTACGCCCATGGCGTGTTTCTG ATCATGACCCGCCCATCGGCGGCCAACAAGAACTTCCCGTACCACGTGCGAACTTCGCAGATCGCCTCCGCTGGGGTCCCTGGACCCGGAGGGAGCCAATCAGCAGATAAGGCCTTCCCGCAGCACGTCTATGGAAACGTGACGTTCATCAGCGACTCGGTGCCCAACTTCACGGAGCTCTTCTCCATCCCCCCGCCTACCTCCTCT GCCGGGAAGCAGGTGGAGGAGacagcggtggcggcggcggtggcccCGAGGGGCCGTGTGGTGACCATGGCCGAGCCGGGCGcagcctccccgcccccacccgcTCGGTTCTCCAAGGCGGTCGACTCGGGCTGGGATGGCCCGACGCCGTCCTACCAGCCGCTTGTGCCCCAGACGGCGGCGCCGCACACCGGCTTCACCGAATACTTCAGCATGCACACAGCCGGGGGCCCTGCACCCCCGGTCTGA
- the Tmem145 gene encoding transmembrane protein 145 isoform X1, with translation MEPSRAPVLRRLLLPLLLLLLPLSPRARAKYVRGNLSSKEDWVFLTRFCFLSDYGRLDFRFRYPEAKCCQNILLYFDDPSQWPAVYKARDKDCLAKESVIRPENNQVINLTTQYAWSGCQVVSEGGTRYLSCSSGRSFRSVRERWWYIALSKCGGDGLQLEYEMVLTNGKSFWTRHFSADEFGILETDVTFLLIFTLIFVLSCYFGYLLKGRQLLHTTYKMFMAAAGVEVLSLLFFCIYWGQYATDGIGNGSIKILAKLLFSSSSLIFLLTLILLGKGFTVTRGRISHSGSVKLSVYMTLYTLTHVVLLIYEAEFFDPGQVLYTYESPAGYGLIGLQVAAYVWFCYAVLVSLRHYPEKQPFYVPFFAAYTLWFFAVPVMALIANFGIPKWAREKIVNGIQLGIHLYAHGVFLIMTRPSAANKNFPYHVRTSQIASAGVPGPGGSQSADKAFPQHVYGNVTFISDSVPNFTELFSIPPPTSSVSSAAPAPEELLAPPLEYLTPLPAPPPPPAPWRLSPPLAFRTPRAPTPRLDRPPAPAPTLPDWVLALLRTPPRTPRAVPPPPAFRGWSPSPPPPPEFARRTPTPPLEYLAPLPRRPVTHSFPD, from the exons ATGGAGCCCTCGCGCGCGCCCGTGCTGCGCCgcctgctgctgccgctgctgctcctgctgctgccacTGTCCCCCCGCGCCCGGGCCAAGTACGTTCGGGGCAACCTCAGCTCCAAAGAG GACTGGGTGTTCCTGACAAGATTTTGTTTCCTTTCGGATTATGGCCGACTGGACTTCCGATTCCGGTACCCTGAG GCGAAGTGCTGTCAGAACATCCTCCTGTACTTTGACGACCCGTCCCAGTGGCCAGCGGTGTACAAGGCCAGGGACAAG GACTGTTTGGCCAAGGAGTCGGTGATCAGGCCAGAGAACAACCAGGTCATCAATCTCACCACCCAGTACGCCTGGTCGGGCTGTCAG GTGGTGTCAGAGGGGGGAACCCGCTACCTGAGCTGCTCCAGCGGCCGCAGCTTCCGCTCTGTGCGTGAGAGATGGTGGTATATCGCGCTCAGCAAGTGTGGG GGAGATGGGCTGCAGTTGGAGTATGAGATGGTCCTTACCAACGGCAAGTCTTTCTGGACCCGGCACTTCTCAGCTGATGAATTTG GGATCCTGGAGACAGATGTGACCTTTCTCCTCATCTTCACCCTCATCTTTGTCCTCTCTTGTTACTTTGGAT ATCTGCTGAAAGGCCGTCAGTTACTCCACACGACGTATAAAATGTTCATGGCTGCAGCAGGAGTGGAGG TGCTGAGCCTCCTGTTTTTCTGCATCTACTGGGGCCAGTATGCCACGGACGGCATCGGTAATGGCAGCATAAAGATCCTGG CCAAGCTGCTCTTCTCCTCCAGCTCCCTCATCTTCCTGCTCACGCTCATCCTCCTCGGGAAGGGATTCACGGTGACACG AGGCCGCATCAGCCACTCAGGCTCCGTGAAGTTGTCTGTGTACATGACCCTGTACACCCTCACCCACGTGGTGTTGCTCATCTACGAGGCAGAA TTCTTTGACCCAGGCCAGGTACTCTACACGTACGAGTCTCCGGCTGGCTACGGGCTCATCGGGCTGCAGGTGGCGGCCTACGTGTGGTTCTGCTATGCCGTGCTGGTCTCCCTGCGGCACTATCCGGAGAAGCAGCCCTTTTACGTGCCGTTCTTTGCTGCCTATACCCTCTG GTTCTTCGCCGTTCCTGTCATGGCTCTGATCGCCAATTTTGGGATCCCCAAGTGGGCCCGAGAGAAGATCGTGAACGGCATCCAGCTGGGCATCCACCTGTACGCCCATGGCGTGTTTCTG ATCATGACCCGCCCATCGGCGGCCAACAAGAACTTCCCGTACCACGTGCGAACTTCGCAGATCGCCTCCGCTGGGGTCCCTGGACCCGGAGGGAGCCAATCAGCAGATAAGGCCTTCCCGCAGCACGTCTATGGAAACGTGACGTTCATCAGCGACTCGGTGCCCAACTTCACGGAGCTCTTCTCCATCCCCCCGCCTACCTCCTCTGTAAGCTCCGCAGCCCCGGCGCCCGAGGAGCTGCTGGCGCCGCCCCTGGAGTACCTGACCCCGCTCCCCGCCCCGCCGCCACCCCCTGCTCCCTGGCGTCTGAGCCCACCCCTGGCCTTCCGTACTCCCCGTGCCCCAACGCCCCGCCTCGACCGTCCCCCGGCGCCCGCGCCCACCCTGCCAGACTGGGTCCTGGCGCTGTTGCGCACGCCCCCGAGGACACCCCGCGCTGTGCCCCCGCCGCCTGCCTTCCGAGGCTGGTCCCCATCTCCCCCACCGCCTCCAGAGTTTGCCCGGCGCACCCCGACGCCACCCCTTGAGTACCTGGCCCCGCTGCCCAGGCGCCCTGTCACCCACTCCTTCCCTGACTGA
- the Prr19 gene encoding proline-rich protein 19, with protein sequence MDPRGPVPQSFQQLEKPGRIRRRKTRRERNKALVSSHRPLARQDPPISSRDPCVILQDPVASVAPKLVVITQGRLSREHRGLFNHEVKSLDVTRLLNRGSLESCTPLLPTKSSCSPARVQEPDLQSKGKENKVPGGSGPGPPNSPDPPVLGELLEELQCQLIVPQAFPRRNLVQEARDTIIRTLQGCHGCVPDLALVLRGCQQPLPEAKPRVPERQRMAPSCLSVPDHAAREGRPRTQPAAKGCSSAMPHPCSSTAAAHRAGQVHPPDRQLPFLSSTSSPSGAAWGPPTAFDMLKSIWLIATPPPPQPWDVCPPQPLPQPPSPLLPRASALDWSPNPPAPLPSLSWVVTQSSPEAWSFPPMRLY encoded by the exons ATGGACCCTCGGGGACCAGTCCCTCAGTCTTTCCAGCAGCTTGAGAAACCTGGCCGAATTCGCCGTCGCAAGACCAGGAGGGAGCGAAATAAGGCCCTAGTGAGCAGCCACAGGCCCTTGGCCCGCCAGGATCCCCCCATATCCAGTCGGGATCCTTGCGTAATCCTCCAGGATCCTGTGGCTTCTGTTGCCCCCAAGCTTGTTGTGATAACTCAAGGCAGATTGAGTCGGGAGCACCGGGGTCTTTTCAACCACGAGGTGAAATCCCTGGATGTGACCCGGCTGCTTAACAGAGGCTCCTTGGAATCATGTACCCCTCTGCTACCAACCAAGTCCTCCTGCAGCCCAGCCAGAGTCCAAGAACCAGACCTTCAGTCAAAAGGCAAAGAGAACAAGGTTCCAGGAGGCTCAGGCCCAGGTCCACCAAATTCCCCAGATCCGCCTGTGTTGGGGGAACTGCTGGAGGAGCTACAGTGTCAGCTGATCGTGCCACAAGCCTTTCCCAGGAGGAACCTAGTGCAGGAGGCCAGAGACACCATCATAAGAACCTTACAGGGCTGCCATGGCTGTGTGCCTGATCTTGCCCTGGTGCTCCGAGGGTGCCAGCAACCCTTGCCTG AGGCCAAGCCGAGGGTCCCTGAGAGACAGAGGATGGCACCTTCTTGTCTCAGCGTTCCTGACCATGCTGCACGGGAGGGAAGGCCAAGGACTCAGCCGGCAGCAAAGGGGTGCAGCTCCGCCATGCCTCACCCTTGCAGCAGCACCGCCGCTGCACACAGGGCCGGCCAGGTGCACCCTCCAGATCGCCAACTGCCATTCCTGTCGTCCACATCATCACCATCTGGAGCAGCTTGGGGTCCCCCAACAGCTTTTGATATGCTGAAAAGCATCTGGCTCATAGCCACaccaccccctccccagccctgggatgtCTGCCCACCTCAGCCCCTACCTCAGCCACCATCACCCTTGTTACCCAGAGCATCTGCCTTGGACTGGAGCCCCAACCCTCCTGCCCCACTGCCCAGTCTCTCCTGGGTAGTGACTCAGAGCAGTCCAGAGGCTTGGTCCTTCCCCCCAATGAGACTATACTGA
- the Pafah1b3 gene encoding platelet-activating factor acetylhydrolase IB subunit alpha1, translated as MSGEGENPASKPTPVQDVQGDGRWMSLHHRFVADSKDKEPEVVFIGDSLVQLMHQCEIWRELFSPLHALNFGIGGDSTQHVLWRLENGELEHIRPKIVVVWVGTNNHGHTAEQVTGGIKAIVQLVNKLQPQARVVVLGLLPRGQHPNPLREKNQRVNELVRAALAGCPRAHFLDADPGFVHSDGTISHHDMYDYLHLSRLGYTPVCRALHSLLLRLLAQDQGQGTPLPETAP; from the exons ATGAGCGGGGAAGGGGAGAACCCGGCCAGCAAGCCCACGCCCGTGCAGGACGTGCAGGGCGACGGGCGCTGGATGTCTCTG CACCATCGATTTGTAGCGGACAGCAAAGACAAGGAACCTGAAGTAGTCTTTATCGGGGACTCCTTGGTTCAGTTAATGCACCAGTGTGAG ATCTGGCGGGAGCTCTTCTCACCGCTGCATGCACTTAACTTTGGCATTGGTGGTGACAGCACACAGCATGTTCTCTGGCGGCTTGAGAATGGGGAGCTGGAACACATCCGGCCCAAG ATTGTGGTGGTCTGGGTGGGCACCAACAACCACGGTCACACGGCAGAACAAGTGACAGGTGGCATCAAAGCCATCGTACAACTGGTGAACAAGCTACAGCCCCAGGCACGGGTGGTCGTGCTG GGCCTGCTTCCGAGGGGCCAGCACCCCAACCCACTTCGGGAGAAGAACCAACGGGTGAACGAGCTGGTCCGGGCGGCACTGGCTGGCTGCCCCCGAGCCCACTTCTTAGATGCAGACCCTGGCTTTGTGCACTCCGACGGCACCATAAGCCACCATGACATGTATGACTACCTGCACCTGAGTCGCCTGGGGTACACGCCCGTCTGCCGGGCTCTGCACTCCTTGCTCCTTCGCCTGCTGGCCCAGGATCAGGGCCAAGGCACCCCCCTGCCAGAGACGGCTCCCTGa